In a genomic window of Brassica rapa cultivar Chiifu-401-42 chromosome A10, CAAS_Brap_v3.01, whole genome shotgun sequence:
- the LOC103847925 gene encoding aminoacylase-1, producing the protein MATPFIRTLFLFSTIFFLQSHGEEEDTPITRFQQYLRFKTAHPNPNYTAPISFLVDQAQSIGLTTRTIEYVSGKPVLLVTWLGSNPKLPSILFNSHLDSVPAEADKWIHPPFSAHRTVDGLIYARGAQDDKCIGVQYLESIRNLKSRGFSPLRTVHISYVPEEEIGGFDGMAKFAASSDFTELNVGFAMDEGQASPGDEFRVFFADRTPWELVIRAEGIPGHGAKLYDNGAMENLMKSVELIAKFRETQFDFVKAGEAANSEVISVNPVYFKAGTPSNTGFVMNMQPSEAEAGYDLRLPPMADPDVMKKRIAEEWAPSIRNMTYTIKEKGKLRDHFGRPIMTATNGSNPWWSVFKQAVEATGGKLAKPEILASTTDARYIRTLGIPLVGFSPMINTPILLHDHNEFLKDTVFLKGIEVYESVISALSSFEGVSDQAI; encoded by the exons ATGGCGACTCCATTTATCCGGactctcttcctcttctccacTATCTTCTTCCTCCAATCCCACGGGGAAGAAGAAGACACTCCCATCACTCGATTCCAGCAATACCTTCGATTCAAAACTGCTCATCCAAACCCAAACTACACCGCACCCATCTCTTTTCTCGTTGACCAAGCCCAATCAATCGGTCTAACTACCCGAACCATCGAATACGTATCAGGAAAGCCCGTTCTTCTCGTAACATGGCTCGGTTCAAACCCTAAGCTTCCGTCGATTCTCTTCAACTCCCATCTCGATTCGGTCCCCGCGGAAGCTGACAAATGGATTCATCCTCCCTTCTCAGCTCACCGAACCGTCGACGGTCTTATATACGCTCGCGGCGCGCAGGATGATAAGTGTATCGGAGTTCAGTATCTTGAATCAATCAGGAACTTAAAATCAAGAGGCTTCTCTCCTCTCCGCACTGTTCACATCTCTTACGTGCCTGAGGAAGAGATCGGAGGATTCGACGGGATGGCAAAGTTCGCGGCCTCGTCGGATTTCACGGAGCTGAATGTTGGCTTCGCTATGGATGAAGGGCAAGCGAGTCCTGGAGATGAGTTTAGGGTTTTCTTCGCTGATCGGACTCCATGGGAGCTGGTGATCCGAGCTGAAGGCATCCCAGGGCATGGCGCTAAGCTTTATGACAATGGAGCTATGGAGAATTTGATGAAGAGTGTTGAGTTAATCGCCAAGTTCAGGGAGACGCAGTTCGATTTCGTCAAAGCTGGGGAAGCTGCAAATTCGGAAGTTATCTCTGTGAATCCAGTTTATTTCAAAGCAGGAACTCCTTCCAACACT gGATTTGTGATGAATATGCAGCCTTCAGAGGCAGAAGCTGGGTATGATCTAAGGTTGCCTCCAATGGCTGATCCTGAtgttatgaagaaaagaattgcTGAGGAATGGGCTCCTTCTATTAGGAACATGACCTACACg ATAAAAGAGAAAGGGAAACTAAGAGACCATTTTGGACGACCGATAATGACTGCAACTAATGGTTCGAATCCTTGGTGGTCTGTCTTCAAGCAAGCTGTTGAAGCAACCGGAGGAAAACTCGCAAAGCCTGAAATATTGGCTTCAACCACAGATGCACGCTATATTCGCACTTTGGGAATTCCACTTGTCGGTTTCTCACCAATGATCAATACTCCTATCTTATTGCATGACCATAACGAG TTTCTTAAAGATACCGTGTTCTTGAAAGGAATAGAAGTATATGAATCGGTTATCAGCGCTTTAAGTTCCTTTGAGGGAGTATCTGATCAAGCGATCTGA